From the genome of Candidatus Hydrogenedentota bacterium, one region includes:
- a CDS encoding deoxyribodipyrimidine photo-lyase, translating to MTRPTLVWMRHSLRLGDHPALHGAVSSGGPVVPVFVWATEEEGNWAPGGAGRWWLHHSLAALDTALAARGSRLVLRRGPTAETLVDLAKTLGAGEVWWNRRVEPAARQQDEAVARALQDAGIKARPCAPDLLVPPESLLNKSGGPFQVFTPFWKAATTQIPVPEPLPAPTAWTPPETWPESLPLDALDLLPAVDWAGGLREHWRPGEAGAWDRLSGFLDASAAGYSEGRDLPGVHGTARISPHLHFGEISPRAVFHAVEAHAAAGAGQGVDAWLRQLYWREFGHYMLHHFPHTPEAPLRGEFAAFPWRDDTPGLRAWRRGLTGYPIVDAGLRELWRTGWMHNRVRMIAASFLVKDLLLPWQAGAAWFWDTLVDADLANNTLGWQWTAGCGPDAAPYFRVFNPVLQGEKFDPGGAYVRRWVPELAGLDNPWIHRPWEAPELLLHAAGVVPGDTYPKPIVEHAGARDRALLAYRQIRRG from the coding sequence ATGACCCGGCCCACACTGGTTTGGATGCGCCATTCCCTGCGGCTCGGGGACCATCCCGCGCTGCACGGCGCGGTGTCTTCGGGCGGGCCCGTTGTCCCCGTGTTCGTCTGGGCAACCGAGGAGGAGGGAAACTGGGCGCCTGGCGGCGCGGGCCGCTGGTGGCTGCACCATTCCCTGGCGGCGCTGGACACGGCCCTCGCCGCGCGGGGTTCCCGGCTGGTGCTCCGGCGCGGCCCGACGGCGGAAACCCTGGTGGACCTCGCTAAAACGCTGGGCGCGGGGGAGGTCTGGTGGAACCGCCGGGTCGAACCCGCCGCACGGCAACAGGACGAGGCTGTGGCACGGGCGCTGCAGGACGCGGGAATTAAGGCGCGGCCCTGCGCGCCGGACCTCCTGGTGCCGCCCGAGTCCCTGCTGAACAAGTCCGGCGGGCCGTTTCAGGTCTTCACGCCCTTCTGGAAGGCGGCAACCACCCAAATCCCCGTGCCGGAGCCGTTGCCCGCCCCAACGGCATGGACCCCGCCGGAGACCTGGCCCGAATCCCTCCCGCTGGACGCGCTGGACCTGCTCCCCGCAGTGGACTGGGCGGGCGGCCTGCGTGAACACTGGCGCCCCGGCGAGGCGGGGGCGTGGGACCGGCTTTCCGGCTTTCTGGACGCGTCCGCGGCCGGGTATTCGGAGGGCCGCGACCTCCCCGGCGTCCACGGCACGGCACGCATCTCCCCCCACCTGCATTTTGGGGAAATCAGCCCGCGCGCCGTCTTCCACGCCGTGGAGGCGCATGCCGCCGCCGGGGCGGGGCAAGGGGTGGACGCCTGGCTGCGGCAACTGTACTGGCGCGAATTCGGCCATTACATGCTCCACCATTTCCCGCACACCCCGGAGGCGCCCCTGCGCGGCGAGTTCGCCGCCTTTCCCTGGCGCGACGACACGCCCGGACTCCGCGCCTGGCGGCGCGGGCTCACGGGCTACCCCATCGTGGACGCGGGGCTGCGCGAGCTGTGGCGCACGGGGTGGATGCACAACCGGGTGCGCATGATCGCCGCCTCGTTCCTGGTGAAGGACCTGCTCCTCCCCTGGCAGGCGGGCGCGGCGTGGTTCTGGGACACCCTGGTGGACGCGGACCTGGCGAACAACACCCTCGGCTGGCAGTGGACCGCGGGCTGCGGCCCCGACGCGGCCCCCTATTTCCGCGTGTTCAACCCCGTGCTGCAGGGGGAAAAATTCGACCCCGGCGGGGCCTATGTGCGCCGCTGGGTGCCGGAGCTGGCCGGACTGGACAACCCATGGATTCACCGGCCCTGGGAGGCGCCGGAACTCCTCCTCCACGCGGCGGGCGTGGTGCCGGGGGACACGTACCCGAAACCCATTGTGGAGCACGCGGGCGCGCGGGACCGCGCCCTGCTGGCCTACCGCCAGATTCGGCGGGGATGA
- a CDS encoding DUF1559 domain-containing protein → MKKKGFTLIELLVVIAIIGILAAILLPALARAREAARRSSCQNNLKQWGVIFKMYGNEAKGNFPVLQVLPGLGQDQGDIRAAAGPSVASIYPEYLTDPNITLCPSDPQLGDHQKDLVFQAGNEQNQPVGSPALSWFPDIIDASYCYLGWVFDQTKKTARANDFTVVSLLGQLGGNLNGNPWVPAQIGAALDGMVTKYGVARVVAAAANPQEFASLIDVDAPAAAGLGNGAGTTVYRLRDGIERFMITDINNPGAAAQAQSSVWIMSDLLSQGSSKDPLFNHVPGGCNVLFMDGHVEFIRYTPLPGIDGMGSGEQVEAAMAGATAPVLPTVATLLAAF, encoded by the coding sequence ATGAAGAAGAAGGGATTCACACTCATCGAGCTGCTGGTCGTGATCGCGATCATCGGCATCCTGGCGGCCATCCTCCTCCCGGCGCTTGCGCGCGCCCGTGAGGCGGCCCGCCGCTCCTCCTGCCAGAACAACCTGAAGCAGTGGGGCGTGATCTTCAAGATGTACGGCAACGAGGCAAAGGGCAACTTCCCGGTGCTTCAGGTGCTTCCGGGCCTCGGCCAGGATCAAGGCGATATCCGCGCCGCCGCCGGCCCGTCTGTGGCCTCGATTTACCCCGAGTACCTGACGGACCCCAACATCACGCTGTGCCCCTCCGACCCGCAGTTGGGTGATCACCAGAAGGACCTGGTCTTCCAGGCCGGCAATGAGCAAAACCAGCCGGTCGGTTCGCCGGCTCTCTCCTGGTTCCCGGACATCATTGACGCCTCCTATTGCTACCTTGGCTGGGTCTTCGACCAGACGAAAAAGACCGCGCGCGCGAACGACTTCACAGTGGTCAGCCTGCTGGGCCAGCTTGGCGGCAACCTCAACGGCAACCCCTGGGTGCCCGCGCAGATTGGCGCGGCCCTGGACGGCATGGTCACCAAGTACGGCGTGGCGCGGGTGGTTGCCGCCGCGGCCAATCCCCAAGAGTTCGCCAGCCTCATTGACGTTGACGCGCCTGCCGCGGCGGGCCTGGGCAACGGCGCCGGCACCACGGTGTACCGCCTTCGCGACGGCATCGAGCGCTTCATGATCACCGACATCAACAATCCGGGCGCGGCCGCGCAGGCCCAGAGCTCGGTGTGGATCATGTCGGACCTTCTGTCCCAGGGCAGCAGCAAGGACCCGCTGTTCAACCATGTGCCCGGCGGCTGCAACGTGCTGTTCATGGACGGCCACGTCGAGTTCATCCGCTACACCCCGCTTCCCGGCATTGACGGGATGGGTTCCGGCGAGCAGGTCGAGGCCGCCATGGCCGGCGCCACCGCCCCGGTGCTTCCGACGGTCGCCACGCTGCTGGCCGCCTTCTAA
- the rfaE2 gene encoding D-glycero-beta-D-manno-heptose 1-phosphate adenylyltransferase — protein MDKEYYSRLLEKFKDVRVMAVGDIYLDENIFGSVTEVSLEAPIPVFEVHEKRHNPGAAGNAACNAASLGGRVTMVGVVGDDVNAGIVKREFAARGVDTSGIVTDPARATNTYGKLKAGGHNIPMQEVLRTDTPKPKMVSGAVEAAVIAKIRELAPKVDAVLLGDQASATISDAIYEAILDCARQYKLVTVADSRARAGFFRDVDVIKPNDREAGLAAGIEVVDDATLEQAGRFLLTRAKNALVTLGPKGITVFAADGSIENVPIRPVRAVDVTGAGDTVAAAIVLTLAAGGTLRDAAVLGNTAAGIAVVQEGVVTVSNAELRDAVLGPQGPEKLKSLEQLRGIAEKLRRDGKKVVWTNGCFDLLHAGHITYLLNARALGDVMVVGLNSDASVRENKGPDRPVVCEMDRALVLSALECVDYVVLFDGKTPMPLIEVIQPDIYAKGGDYTLDTLVQEERRLVEGYGGSIAIIPGREGKSTTGLINQISGKG, from the coding sequence ATGGACAAGGAATATTACAGCAGGCTGCTGGAGAAGTTTAAGGATGTCCGGGTGATGGCCGTCGGCGACATCTATCTGGATGAGAACATTTTCGGGTCGGTGACGGAGGTGAGCCTGGAGGCGCCGATCCCGGTCTTTGAGGTGCATGAGAAGCGGCACAATCCCGGCGCGGCGGGCAACGCGGCCTGCAACGCGGCCTCCCTCGGGGGCCGGGTCACGATGGTGGGCGTGGTGGGGGACGATGTGAACGCGGGCATTGTGAAGCGGGAGTTCGCGGCGCGGGGCGTGGACACGTCCGGGATTGTGACGGACCCGGCGCGGGCGACGAACACCTACGGCAAGCTGAAGGCGGGGGGGCACAACATCCCGATGCAGGAGGTGCTGCGCACGGACACGCCGAAGCCGAAAATGGTGTCGGGCGCGGTGGAGGCGGCGGTCATCGCGAAAATCCGGGAACTGGCCCCGAAGGTGGACGCGGTGCTCCTGGGCGACCAGGCGTCGGCCACGATTTCCGACGCGATTTATGAGGCGATTCTGGACTGCGCCCGCCAATACAAACTGGTCACCGTGGCGGACTCCCGCGCGCGGGCGGGCTTTTTCCGCGATGTGGACGTGATCAAGCCGAACGACCGCGAGGCGGGGCTTGCGGCGGGCATCGAGGTGGTGGACGACGCCACGCTGGAGCAGGCGGGGCGTTTCCTCCTGACCCGCGCGAAGAACGCCCTGGTGACCCTCGGCCCTAAGGGCATCACGGTCTTCGCCGCGGACGGGTCCATCGAGAACGTGCCCATCCGCCCGGTGCGCGCCGTGGACGTGACGGGCGCGGGCGACACGGTGGCCGCGGCCATCGTGCTGACCCTGGCCGCCGGGGGCACGCTCCGGGACGCGGCGGTGCTGGGGAACACCGCGGCGGGGATTGCCGTGGTGCAGGAGGGCGTCGTCACCGTGTCGAACGCGGAACTGCGCGACGCCGTGCTCGGCCCGCAGGGCCCGGAGAAGCTGAAGTCTTTGGAGCAGCTCCGGGGCATCGCGGAGAAACTGCGCCGCGACGGGAAAAAGGTGGTGTGGACCAACGGCTGCTTTGACCTGCTCCACGCGGGGCACATCACCTACCTGCTGAACGCGCGGGCGTTGGGCGACGTGATGGTCGTCGGCCTGAACAGCGACGCCTCGGTCCGCGAGAACAAGGGTCCGGACCGGCCCGTGGTCTGCGAGATGGACCGGGCGCTGGTCCTCTCCGCCCTCGAGTGCGTGGACTATGTGGTGCTCTTTGACGGCAAGACCCCGATGCCGCTCATCGAGGTCATCCAGCCGGACATCTACGCGAAGGGCGGGGACTACACGCTGGACACGCTGGTGCAGGAGGAGCGGCGCCTGGTCGAGGGGTACGGCGGCAGCATCGCCATCATCCCCGGACGCGAGGGCAAGTCCACCACCGGCCTCATCAACCAGATTTCCGGCAAGGGCTGA
- a CDS encoding HAD family hydrolase, protein MRAVTFDFWWTLFRDRDSELRHALRAEALADAAGVPEEDASQALRAAMAEFARVHIAEQRTLGPLDAVDFAASLLGVAVAEEKRAPLAERFASVILEHPPVPVEGALDAVRAVAARMPAGLISDTGISPGKSLRVLLERNGFLPHLRCLTFSDEVGVAKPQSAMFARTANALGVDVTDILHVGDLEPTDIAGIQSLGGRGGLFTAVNDRYAAETRAEYLFTSWATFLDWLDATETSTDSL, encoded by the coding sequence ATGCGCGCCGTCACCTTCGACTTTTGGTGGACCCTCTTCCGCGACCGGGACAGCGAGCTCCGCCACGCGCTCCGCGCCGAAGCCCTCGCGGACGCGGCGGGCGTCCCCGAAGAGGACGCCTCGCAGGCCCTCCGCGCGGCCATGGCAGAGTTCGCAAGGGTCCACATCGCCGAACAGCGCACCCTGGGACCCCTGGACGCCGTGGACTTTGCCGCCAGCCTTCTCGGCGTGGCGGTCGCCGAAGAAAAACGCGCGCCCCTGGCGGAGCGTTTCGCCTCGGTCATCCTGGAGCATCCCCCCGTGCCGGTCGAGGGCGCGCTCGACGCCGTCCGCGCCGTCGCCGCCCGCATGCCCGCGGGCCTCATCTCCGACACCGGCATCAGTCCGGGGAAAAGTCTGCGCGTTCTTCTTGAGCGCAACGGATTTCTTCCCCACCTCCGTTGTCTCACTTTTTCGGACGAGGTCGGCGTGGCCAAGCCGCAGTCCGCGATGTTTGCCCGCACCGCCAACGCGCTGGGTGTGGATGTGACGGATATTTTACATGTTGGCGACTTGGAGCCAACCGACATTGCGGGCATTCAGTCCCTCGGCGGCAGGGGAGGCCTCTTCACGGCGGTGAATGACCGCTATGCGGCGGAAACCCGCGCGGAATACTTGTTTACAAGTTGGGCCACCTTTCTTGACTGGCTGGATGCAACAGAAACGTCCACCGATTCCTTGTAA
- a CDS encoding acyltransferase has product MNSLARMGLTWWHARKFTRLGAHCRFPIPDLHVSGHVETGESCRFRNNVTLRAHPGARIVFGNRSGCSWGCLVEARALVQIGNYTGIAEYTILTDAAPRLMGNLGPWREAPMEPRPVRIGDNCFIGSACFIGPGVTVGEGAVIAHHSVVLRDVGPYEIWGGAPARKMGHRTEGVPESKIRELQEMIARHGLQRDRYLED; this is encoded by the coding sequence ATGAACTCCCTGGCGCGCATGGGCCTCACCTGGTGGCACGCCCGGAAATTCACCCGTCTGGGCGCGCACTGCCGCTTTCCCATCCCGGACCTGCACGTCTCCGGCCATGTCGAGACGGGCGAGAGCTGCCGCTTTCGGAACAATGTCACCCTGCGCGCCCATCCCGGCGCGCGCATTGTCTTCGGCAACCGCTCCGGGTGCAGTTGGGGCTGCCTCGTGGAGGCGCGCGCCCTCGTCCAAATCGGCAACTACACCGGAATCGCCGAATACACCATCCTCACCGACGCCGCGCCCCGGCTCATGGGCAACCTCGGTCCATGGCGCGAGGCGCCGATGGAGCCCCGGCCCGTGCGCATCGGCGACAACTGCTTCATCGGCAGCGCCTGCTTCATCGGCCCCGGTGTGACCGTCGGCGAGGGCGCCGTCATCGCCCACCACAGCGTGGTCCTGCGAGACGTGGGCCCCTATGAAATCTGGGGGGGCGCCCCCGCGCGGAAAATGGGCCACCGCACCGAGGGCGTGCCTGAGTCCAAAATCCGCGAACTGCAGGAAATGATCGCGCGGCACGGACTCCAGCGTGACCGGTACCTGGAGGACTAG
- a CDS encoding MFS transporter — MFSPRNRMCLTGFVIDLAVMIALTVAPFYIYNQLGGDARMSGYFGGLQAVVYSAVCLLSSRWVSKSRNGLTWAYAGITVFTVLFSLIPFTRSIWACGLLGVGAWTGLATVWPALYSWLGADPDPLRRKESLGWFNLSWSAGFAVSPLFAGPLYDYDYRLPFIALAALGALSLALLLSLPHEHAYYGRRGEAAGGEKEEADLESERFLYPAWMAVLMANFMVGVLRSVFPERVKVLVETGALRLFFEETPPALLAGAPATTFSWIAFACSLTTAGLFLVLGHTHRWRHRASWLIVPQLAAAAGFCLLGTTTSLAVMLAVSAVVGANLGVAFFAAVYYCVANPARKHSRAAINEAAVGMGGTLGSFIFGYLAGRYGMALPFLWFPAMMLPALALQLWILRPGRA, encoded by the coding sequence ATGTTTTCGCCGCGCAACCGCATGTGCCTGACAGGCTTTGTCATAGACTTGGCCGTGATGATCGCCCTGACTGTGGCGCCGTTCTACATCTACAACCAGTTGGGCGGCGACGCGCGGATGTCGGGGTATTTCGGCGGTCTCCAGGCGGTGGTCTACTCGGCGGTCTGCCTGCTGAGCTCCCGGTGGGTGTCCAAGTCGCGCAACGGCCTCACCTGGGCCTACGCGGGCATCACGGTGTTCACCGTCCTTTTCTCCCTGATCCCCTTCACCCGGAGCATTTGGGCCTGCGGGCTCCTGGGGGTCGGGGCGTGGACCGGGCTCGCCACCGTGTGGCCCGCGCTGTACTCCTGGCTGGGCGCGGACCCCGACCCGCTCCGCCGCAAGGAGAGCCTGGGCTGGTTCAACCTGTCCTGGAGCGCGGGCTTCGCCGTGAGCCCCCTTTTCGCCGGCCCCCTCTACGACTATGACTACCGGCTGCCCTTCATCGCCCTGGCCGCCCTGGGCGCGCTGAGCCTCGCCCTGCTGCTGTCCCTGCCCCACGAGCACGCCTATTACGGCAGGCGCGGGGAGGCCGCCGGGGGGGAGAAGGAGGAGGCGGACCTCGAAAGCGAGCGCTTTCTGTACCCGGCCTGGATGGCGGTGCTCATGGCCAATTTTATGGTGGGCGTGCTGCGCAGCGTGTTCCCCGAGCGGGTGAAAGTCCTCGTGGAGACCGGGGCGCTCCGCCTCTTCTTCGAGGAGACCCCCCCGGCGCTGCTCGCGGGCGCCCCGGCCACCACCTTCTCGTGGATAGCCTTCGCGTGCTCCCTGACCACGGCGGGGCTCTTCCTGGTGCTCGGGCACACCCACCGCTGGCGGCACCGCGCCTCGTGGCTCATCGTCCCGCAGCTTGCCGCCGCGGCGGGCTTCTGCCTGCTGGGCACAACCACCAGCCTCGCCGTGATGCTCGCCGTTTCGGCGGTGGTCGGCGCCAATCTCGGCGTGGCGTTTTTCGCCGCCGTCTACTACTGCGTGGCCAACCCGGCCCGGAAACACAGCCGGGCCGCCATCAACGAGGCCGCCGTGGGCATGGGCGGCACCCTGGGCAGCTTCATCTTCGGCTATCTGGCCGGGCGTTACGGCATGGCCCTGCCCTTTCTCTGGTTTCCCGCCATGATGCTGCCCGCCCTCGCGCTGCAACTGTGGATCCTGCGTC